CCAATGGTTGAGGGATTTAGAGCTTTTGTTGGCACATAGAGAATTGCACTTTAGGGAGGACCATGGTCCCCTCCATGCCCTTGTGTAGTTTTATCCTTGTTGGAGATAGTAGCAAAAGATATAAATAGATGGCCCTACTAAATCTTAATGATTTAACCACCTTGGCTATGAGCAGGTTCTAGAAAGTGGCACCAACAAGTTGGTAGTAGAGTATCATAAGTGCTTAAGTAGGTGCTGAACTATTTCTTATTTAAATAGAGTCAATTGATAGTAATAAATgaatctaagtagcaagtaaagAAAATTAGAAATGTGGAAAAAGAGCTGGCAAAGACAGGAGGAGAGAGAGGGGCAGGAAAAGGGGAATAAGCAAAATATGAAGCAaggggaagaggaagaagggagagGAGAACGGTAATGAGGATAAGAAGACACATGGGAGAGGGAGGAGATAGAGGATTAAAGGGGGCAAAGCAAGAAGTGGAGGAGCGGAAAAGAATGAAGGGGAAAGTACTTAATTGCAAGGAGTAGCAAAAAAGTGGGTGAAGAACAATACAATGATGGAATTCATCTTCATCGCTGGCACTCTTTTTTTTAATTCCTTTGTTTAGCTTTGAGGTAGATAACTGCTCTAGCTTTTTGCTTGGGGTTGGCATTGGCAATTAGATGGGCCTTATCAGCAAATGCCACCATTTTTAAGGTATTATACAGAAAAAATGATAGCAGACTAAGATGACAACATGCAAATACATAGATTCAACACTAGAATACTTGCAGTTATCAGAGAGGAAAAGTCCAGCGGCAGTCAAATCGAGTTAAAATGTGTAAACAGTAATATTATACCTTTGATcaatcaaaaaggaaaagatgagcAACCTGCTGTTATATTCAGACAACAGTAGCAGCAAATGGAACATAAAAAATGATTTAGATTAAAGAATTAGTAAGGAGGAGGGGGTAGATTAATAGAACAACAGGATAAGGAGTAGgttagaaagagagaaaagaatagGGTAAGAGAGGCGTAGAGTAAGGGCAGCTGAACCAAGctccaagaagctcttcttttCCTCAAAATATTTCTGTGTACCTTCCTTCGGAACAGACCCCCTTTTGACTCTTTATAGACTTTGTTAGTCCCCTAGAATTTCCTAGGTCTGAGTCAATAAGGACTTGTACATATATAGAAAGAAATTCTCTGAAATTTGCAAGTTAACTAACCAACTTGCCCACTATTAGGACTCCTAATTGAGCGCGAGACTGTAGCAATCATTGTTCATGCTAGAGCGATGCATGAACCATACTGACAGTATGTTAGCTTCCAAACTAATCTGAAAGAGGTAAACTAAAATAAGGAATAAAAGGATGCTAATCAGCAGTAAACCTGGGGCCATTGGATAAAGTTATACCTTTCCCTTGCTTCAAAAATATTCCGTGCAGCGGGTGGAGGCCATAAAATACCTCATTTGCTGTCTGCATTCATGATCTCGGTCCATTGGCTTTAACACCAATCTGATTGCTTCAAAGGCTGATTTTTGTAGCCATTGCACCCTCCCTTGGTCCTTACCTGCCGATTGTCAATGATCTCTGCCTCACCTTTAGTCCAGGCTTGGACTATAACCAAGTTTCCTAACGTGGATCAGTTGTCAAATATTTGGAAGAATGCATAAATGTTGGTGTCTATTTAGCAGTCGGATTTTCGTGATAGTTCTCATAGGTCTAGAGCACAAAAGGGCTGATTTAAAGAGGAGAGTGTCAGGTGATAAGTGATGTATCCTTTGCTAGTGTGGTGACTAGTGTCAATTCTAAAATGTCTTAGCCAGTATATGTCAAGAAAAGCTTCCTTGATCTTTGTGATGTAAAAGATAGTTTGGTGAAGTCTTTGCTGAAAAGCATCTCCTGAATATCAGATGCATAAATGAGTCAATTTAACTCACTCTTATATGTGGACTTGAGCAGTGGACGTGGGAAATGAGACCTTTGTGGCCCAAAAGTATGAGCATCAGTTGTATACATGTGGAATCTTATGTGCTTGGATAACACATTTCTAAGAAACATTTACTCATTGATGATTAAAGACATTTCATCATAAGCTGTAAAATATTCAAGATTAATGTATCATTGGAAAAGCAAATACAGTAGCCATGCTAGGCTGCAGATATGGAAAGTCTCAATGGTGGGCTGGTCTAGGTATTATTTCAATTTTCTAAAATCAGTCTGCTGTGAGAGCTGATATATCTTTTTTTGGAGAATTTTCAACTGATATTTTATTAGAATGAATGGATTTGCATACTGGTTACTTGACCCAAAAATTGTTGAAATGATTTTGACAAGTGCTAAGATGTAGGGACCTGTTATTTATATGCATGTATATCATGTAAACTTTTATCTGCAGCTTTGTGAGGAAGCATTTTTACCTTACATTATTTGCTATCACTCATGATGTGAGGAACTTTCGTTTGTCCTTTTTTTGGGCAAAAGGAAACTTCATGAAGACCTTTTTGTTGTTGTGAACAGTTTATTACCTCTAAATCATAAATGCAGGTTATTGGAATCAATGGGCAGTTTCCTGGACCAGTTATGAATGTGACAACAAACTGGAATGTTGTTGTGAATATCCGAAACAATTTAGATGAACCTTTTCTTGTCACTTGGTATGTTTGAGGATTTTCCATTCTTTTAATGTTTCATATGATGGTGGTTGTTAATGATGATGACAATGCCAATTTGATGCAGGAATGGTTTACAGCAAAGGAAGAACTCGTGGCAGGATGGTGTTTTGGGGACAAATTGTCCCATCCCCTCTCATTGGAATTGGACATATGAGTTTCAGGTCAAAGACCAGATTGGAAGCTTCTTTTATTTCCCTTCGATCAATTTTCAGAAGGCTGCAGGTGGTTATGGTGGAATTATAGTAAACAACAGAGATGTAATTCCACTGCCCTTTGGAACACCGGATGGGGATATTACAATCTTCATTAGTGACTGGTATAACAAAGGCTACAAGGTCAGGCTAATCTCTCTTCTGGAAATTAATGATAATAAATGCAGGAAATTTGCTTGGGTCACTTTGAATTTTACTCATAGTTAAGGTAGACAGGAACTCAGAAAAACTCTGGAAGATGGCAATGATCTTGGGATTCCTGATGGGGTACTCTTCAATGGTTTGGGACCCTACCGCTACAATGAATCAATTGTGCCTGATGGCATAACTTATGAGACAATAAATGTGGAGCCAGGTAAACAACCAAAAACATGTAGTTGTAAGTATGATTATTGCGTATTGTGTTTCACTAAATACATCAATTGCCACTGTTTCATTGCATGCCGCTTTTTATCAATAAAACAGTGCTACAGACTCTAGCCCAGTAAATAATCTCAAAGAGAGATCTATAACTAGCACCAGACTGTTTTTCACTTATCCTTTTTGTGTGGAGGCATCTTTCTTTAAGATATATATGTGGCTAAACTATGGGGTGCAGTTCCAAACAAAATGTGGCATCTCAGATCATTGTCCTTTGTGAACTTTTATTAAGTGGTAAATATGGTAAAAAAAGTGGCTTGGTTCTTGAAATAttagaattattttattattttgatattcaATATTAGCTTTAGGATTATGGTTTTCAATCTTCTAGTAAGTGAATGATTGATGTTCTGTTTGTAGCTTTAGTTAAtttaacttctttttttttaataacagGAAAAACATACCGAATACGAGTGCATAATGTTGGCTTATCAACCAGTCTGAACTTTAGAATCCAGGACCACAATCTTCTCCTTGTAGAGACAGAAGGGTCTTACACTGTTCAACAGAACTATACAAACATGGATATTCATGTAGGACAGTCTTATTCATTCTTGGTCACAATGGATCAAAATGCTAGCAGTGACTACTATATGGTGGCAAGTGCTCGGTTTGTCAGTCCAGATATGAGGAATAGAGTAACAGGGGTTGCTATATTGCACTATTCTGATTCACAGGGTTCTGCCTCTGGTCCACTTCCTGATGGCCCAGATgaggctgacacatacttttcaaTGAACCAAGCAAGGTCCATCAGGTATCCTGGAGTTTTGAATTCAGGTGCTTGCAAATGTTTTCAGTTGTATGAATTTATCTCTGTTTTTGTtccatcttttaattttttttttctgctcaGTTGGCTTGATGTGGTACTCAACCCTCTAGTGTGATGCATGGAATAGCTtataattcttcttttttttttttgctaaccaATTTCAGATGGAATGTTTCTGCTGGTGCTGCTCGACCCAACCCACAGGGATCTTTTCGATATGGTGATATTACTGTCACTGATGTGTATGTACTACTGAACAGACCTGCAGAGCTTGTAAATGGGCAGTTGCGAACTACTTTGAATGCCATTTCTTATGTTGCCCCTTCAACACCCCTGAAGCTCGCACAACAATTTAATGTGCCAGGAATATATAAGCTGGATTTCCCAAATCGAATGATGAACAGACCTGCAAAATTTGATACATCTATAATCAATGGCACCTATAAGGGTTTCACAGAAATTATATTCCAGAACAATGACAGTACTGTTCAAAGCTATCACATGGATGGCTATGCATTTTTTGTTGTAGGGTAATGTTTTGAGGACCAAGATATGCATTTTGGTTATTTTTGAATATATTGTCTGGAAATTGATTCCTAATCTTTTCTATTTGATATTAGGATGGATTATGGAACCTGGACAGAAAATAGTAGAGGTACCTATAATAAATGGGATGGAGTTGCTCGTTGCACAACACAGGTatagtatttttaattttgaacttGCTGCCTTAAGTATCTCCAGTGAAAAGCCATTAACATGAAAAGAGGGAACAAAAACTAAAACAGTGGCTGGGCTCGAGCTTAATTCTGAGGcaagagaaaattttctcttgCTGCAGTTTGATTACTATCCATCCGTTATATGATGCCATATTATGCCTAAAGATTGTGGAGAATTAAACTCAACAGTCTGCCAAGAAACTCATAAATTTTAAAGCTATAATATCTTGATATTATTTGTGGGCCAGGAGGGCTTACATCCAGATGTACATAATCTAACCCATTGTAGTATGCAATGGTTGGTTGCCCAGTGAACCATGAATATCTGAAGTCACGTGCGTTGTTACGTTGGCTTGCGACTAGCTTTTTAGTCTGAATGGTCTTCTTTTTTTtgtggggggaggggggggggggggtgtatgTGGAGGTGAGTGGTTGGTCTAGTTGTTGGGCTTGGAAAGAAATTGGCCCACAAAGTGGTAATCCTTTTTCATTAACAAATGCGATAATAGTCTTAGATTGCTTATTTAAGTTGGATTGTTCTTCATTATTTGATAAGGCAATATTGAATATCAAAGAAATTTGATGTTGCATGTTTCATAGCAGAAATAGCCCACTTGTATATGTGACATTAAAGGTCAGATGGGTAAATATTTTACCATGATATGGTTATAATAAATATTGAAGATGAAAACTCCATACTCCATTTTCTACAGAAAATAAGGATTAATTTAATATGCCTAGGCCCAAATGCATCATAATAAAGAGTAACACTCTTTGGAAACTTTAGTAAGAAGTCAAACTAGGCAGGTTTTAACGTCCAATGATACTTCATGAGTTCTGCACTCATGAGGAAGATCTTTACCTGGCACGACTTCACATCTTGCAATGATGCATTAGAAGAAACAGTTGCTTAATTGCATGGGGAGGCATTTCGATAATTTGAAGGTACAATATCTTACTCTTCTTGTTCTGACTATTGATTGATGCAGGACTGTTTCAGGATGGCTTGCTTATGCATGAATGAGCCTAATAGGAAAAAGAAACCAAGGAaacaaagagagaagagagtgtAGATAAAGAGTAGAGAAAAGAAGATGTGGAGAGAGGAGGATAGAGGGAGTAAGAGAGAGGTAGGGAGAGGAGGCCAAAAATGATCAAAGAAACAACTTTCTCAAGAATATACACATACATaggatatgaataaaattttcttggaCTTTGCTATATCATACAAATATATTTTGTACCCTACTTTGGGGACAAAGAAACCAAATAAACTAAAAATAGTATTGTGGAGACCAACTTGTGGGCCAAGTAACTTAAAGCCTACTGCCAAGCAACTCAAAGTGTAGGTTACTTGAAGGCCAAGTGTCTTTGGAGCACTCAATCTTCTCAATCTGATCCTTAAGATATGATGTATTTTCAGTTGAAAGCTCTTGATGTGAAGGGCCATTATCTATGGGATTCTTTTACCCATCTTCGATTGCAGCATCCATGTCGGACAGACTCTTGGTTGCAAGACCTTTTGATTCGTGGTGCTTCCTATAGTTGAACTTATGTGGGTGCTAAAGGAACTTACTTTGAAGCTTGTGGATTATTAAAGGCTAAAGAAGATTATCTTGAATTGAGACTGCCCCACATATTAGCTGCTTGCAGCCTAGGATTCATTAACAAATGCATTGTTGGAAGATATCAGTCTAGTTTTGATTGGTATCAAATCATTGTGCATAAGCCCAAAGTCTTCTCATGTATCAGTGAAGGACATCCAGCTTAAAACTTGGCTCATATGACTGTATTGGAAGAGAATGAGTCAACTAAAGGGAGTATAGAACGGAGATCAAGGAAAATAAGAAGAACGAAAATAGAAACATCTTTTTTCTTCTGTACCAAATGCAATACCATTCAGGGGATGGCCTGCTATAGCCCAAATGAGCTGGGTGAGAGAAATCAAAGAAACAGAGAGGATAGATTAAAGAAGAGAGAGTAGTGAAGAGTTGAGAAAAGAAGACACTTGAGAAGGAGGAGGATAAGAGAGTAAGGGAGAGGGAGCAGAGGCCATTAATGGCCAAGGAAACTACTTTCTCAATGTTGAACTCACATAGAACATACAATGATGCAAGTCAACACTATCTCCCTACTTTTTCCATATCATATAAATTTATAGCCTCCCCTAACTTAAGGACCAAGTAACCACATCAAGGTTTGCCATCTCGGTACCAGACCCCGTACTGATAAAATTTTGCTTAATGTCGGTACATCGTTCGGTATAATACAGTAATATTGGTACGCTACGAGATGGCGTACCGGTACGAGACTGGTAAGATACAGATGGTACCGTATTCCATGAACCacgtaaatcaaaaaaataaatcggaGACCAAGTAACTTGTGGTCAAATAACCTAAAGAATAGGAGGCCAAGAAACTTAACATTTAAGAACTAAAAGCTTAATTGATAAGACTCTTGTGAAAATTAAATAAATGTAGATTCGATACACTAGCAATTTGGACCATCAAATGGCTTTGATGCTCCAAATTAGATTCTTTGTTTCTCTAGCAGCTGGGTGAGGGCATGAGTAATCATGGAATAAATTGTCTTGTGATCGAGGACCTCCACCATCAAACACTTGGGAAGAATGTCTGGTGAAGGAGGGCATAACCATGCATGCATTAGACTAGTAGTGCATCGGACTGTGTATATAGTGTTACATGTCAAGTCATACAAATACATGAATTGTATAAGGTAGGACAGTTCCATATCAACCTATATGCGTATACCCACACATACAATCAAACACACCCCTCCAAAAACAGAACGAAAAAAACTGTCACTTTAAAACTCAACGTTCACTAGTGTTCTTCTTCAGATGATATGCATATGATGTAAAATGCCAAGTCATACCAACGGATGAACATCTTATGATGTAGGAGTAACTCCATATATTCCCCCCATCTCTTTTTCATGCAATTTAAACTCGTTGTTCACTAGTACAGGATATGAAGAGTTTGCTGAAAACATGATTTCCTGCAAGTACATGTGGCTATCAGAAGAATCAGCTATTTGGGATGGTGTAGGCCTTGTGAGATTGCATCTTGGAAAAATAATCATGACCACTTACATCATGATAAACTAAGGAGTAAATTCTTATGAAAACGGAAAGAAAGAAATGGAGGAAATGCATTAGAAGGTCCATCTTTGCTAAAGAAGATATATTAGTAACATTTGATAGGTTAGTGCTACTATTATTGCTGATAGCTTTTGTGTTAGATGTGTAAGTGAATACACCTCTTTAGTTGTGATCAAGATTTGTTGAACTATTTCTAACTGCCCAGTTCAGGTGTACTGCATCGAATCGGTGAGGAACCAGGATGGTAAGGCCTCTCAATTCGACCAGGTTTGAATTGGGTTGAACCAGGCTGAATTGACCGGTTTTGCTGGGTTTTGAGTGGTTTCAGGCAGTTCCAGGATCAATCCCTTTCTTATTTTTACCTCCCtgatcaatctctctctctctctcacacacacacaagcATGTTGCAATGGCGATGGTGATGAGTGATGACAATACATACCCTCATACCTTGTTGATCTTAGTACCGACCCATTGGGGTACCCTCTCGTCCTCCTCGCTGAGctcttgatcaagagaagaatgagAACAAGAAAAGTAGGAGACGTATTTTGGTGCATCAGTGCCCGACTGGCATGATCAAGCAAACTAAGTGTTGTACATTATAGTATGGTATTTGGTACCTAGCCGGCATGGGTTCAGTGAACTTTGCTTTGGATCATGATTGGTGATGCCTCAGGAGCACAATAACAATAGGAACATTTGTATTACCAGAAGCTAAAATAGATTAGTAAAGCAAGTGTGCTATAACATGTCTTTATGATCTTATGAAACAAAAAGAATGTTGGACATCAGGAATTCAGGATCATAATATTATTAGTCTTTATGTTATACATTTATTCTTGATGGAGGTAATTAATAAGAGAAATAAAACATCTGTGAGCTAGGACGTGCAAAAGTTGACAATTAGGTGGTTGACTGGATAAAAGCTTGAAGGAAGATGATAAATTGGTGACATTAATTACTTAGTGTAGATGATCTTTGTATGGACTACTTATTGAGCTATCAATCAATTGAGTTGTCTATGCAAACCTGATGTTTGAAGTGATCAGGCATGAGGGCTTGCAAAATTAGTAAATAAACTGAGATTTGATCTAGATCTGGTGCTTAAAATAGTTTTTGGCCTGAGCTTGAGTGTTCTCCTCTATTGTGTTCAATGCAGTTGAGTTACATGCAAATATGATAGTAAATACTTGTCCATATAAATGCATCATTTCTATTTATTTgttaagtataaatatatattaatagaaGAATGAATTTGTCCTAACTCAGCAGTTGCCTAATTTTAACCCTCTTATGCTTCGCTTGGTTTGTCCTTCCTCCTTGCTGAAATCCTAACGCTAGACATCCCCTCACCATCTTCTCTCTCAAATTCGAGATCTTCCCATGTTCCTAAAGCACTTCACATTGCACCATTTAAAATGACAATAACAAATTCAATTAGTGGCACCTTGAATTTGTACCCAACCTTATCCACTAATACCACATCTCTGAAATCCTACTTGTTGCTACTTTGTTTCTACTCCCTTCAGACTTTTTGTTCTTCTGGTGGATGAGAAATTTAGGTCATGTTGTTCTTAATATTCTTTGATGGGAATAGATTGTATTAACATTGCATGCAATTAAACAACAAATATTTTGGTGGTCCATTTCCCACTTTATAGATTTATGATAGGATGCCTTTGTTGAATTTGCATATGCTGAAGCTAGTTGGTAATTTAGGTGATGGAAAGTTGATGATAGTGATTGTCCTTGAACCCTACAAGTCTACAAATTTAGCAGCTTGAGACAAGCCTGATTAAGAAGTATGTTTTTATGATAAGGGATCATAATGTACCAGATTAGAAATTTTGGATCATGGAATGTCGAACCGTCTGGAACAGGACAGTTCAAGGTGTTCAGCATTTCGAGCCATCTCGACGGCAAATCGGAATGGTTTGGCCGAAGAAAACGGCATACCAAAGGAGGGAGaggggaagagaggaagagagaggaggggagggagagacgGCACGATGCTGCCAAAGGCCGGTGGTGGCCCACTGAGGCCGTCATAGGGCCACGGAGGTCTCCGCAGCTCAGCATCGCCCGATAGGGTATTTAATTGagcgagaaaaagagagaaagagggagggagCAACTGTGCTGGAGGGAAGAGCATCTAGTGGAGGGGCTATCGGAAGGCACCGGATGGCCGCTGTGGCCATCGGGCGGCAAAAAATGCGCGGATGGAGCTGCAGAACTAGGGCGATTGCCTCTATTCACTCgtcggattttttttttgaaaagaagatgaatagtgaagccgacaatagatttgccagcttcactgtttaagaatttttttaaaaaaaatctgaaaagtgAAGCTGGCAAATCGATTGCCGGCTTTACTGCAATCgaggtttttaaaaaaaattttgtgaaacATGGGCGATTGCCCTTGTTTCACACTCGAGGTGTCGGAGGCTTGTTGGCTTCATTATAAtaggaatttttaaaaaaaatcccgtGAAACATGAGCGATTGCCTCTGTTTCACACTCGAGGTGTCGGAGGCTGCGATTGTGCCGTTTGGCGGCCATTGTGAACAATCAAAGGCCCTCTGGCGGCCGATCCGGCAGCTttgcctctctctttttttttccctctccccctctctctatctctctctcggcCAAGGATCAGCGGATGAAGTGGAGCCTTGGCAGCCCATCGAGCATGCCGGTGGCCTGCCTATGGCCACTGCCGGCATCTCATCCGGCcgcactctccctccctctctttccctcccccttccctctctctcttttcatccTTCCGGTTCGCTTCTTTTCCTCTATGTCAGTTCGTGCCGGTCTGATCCGGTATGGATCTGTACCGACTCATACCACCGGTTGACTGGCACGGATTTCGGTACCGAATCCGCGATTCTTGGCTTGGATGTTAGAGAGCATCAAGAGACAACATCCTATGAATGTCAGGTACCAAGATAAGTTCTCCTTTGCTGCAAGCTAGGTTATCTGGATACTTCAATTTTTAGGTGTTTTGGAGTGTTGGGACTTTTGAAGACACAAGATGACAAGGCAATGCATGACACTCCAACAAATGGAGTTCTTGCTTTCTTTTAAGGATAAAATAATGGAGGGTTCTTGCTTACTAGGTATAACGTAAGGGTCAgcatttggtttttttttttttttttcaaaatagttTTTTGGTAAAAAAACACTGTGCAATTGATGACATGAATTCTCAAACACGAATTCTCAAACACGTTAAAATTAAAACAATATTCGTCTAAAATGTCTAGATTCTCTAGTTAACTAGAATTGCTATTTAGCTTTTACTTTATATTAGTCATCATCAAattttgatataataatatatatatatatattgatcaattgtaCCTAGTGGTAGTATCTGCATATTTGGACTCTCAGGTGT
Above is a genomic segment from Elaeis guineensis isolate ETL-2024a chromosome 1, EG11, whole genome shotgun sequence containing:
- the LOC105034815 gene encoding monocopper oxidase-like protein SKU5; translation: MGHHNVSFSFSHEVKKKRQDGIIPQIIKALPATGPCPPCLLVSSLIPCRTATEFHRQFSSTLHSQREADPMLPYSPCSSISFLFSSLSFFVAVLLVDVAISGDPYVYLDWDVSYISVSPLGVKQQVIGINGQFPGPVMNVTTNWNVVVNIRNNLDEPFLVTWNGLQQRKNSWQDGVLGTNCPIPSHWNWTYEFQVKDQIGSFFYFPSINFQKAAGGYGGIIVNNRDVIPLPFGTPDGDITIFISDWYNKGYKELRKTLEDGNDLGIPDGVLFNGLGPYRYNESIVPDGITYETINVEPGKTYRIRVHNVGLSTSLNFRIQDHNLLLVETEGSYTVQQNYTNMDIHVGQSYSFLVTMDQNASSDYYMVASARFVSPDMRNRVTGVAILHYSDSQGSASGPLPDGPDEADTYFSMNQARSIRWNVSAGAARPNPQGSFRYGDITVTDVYVLLNRPAELVNGQLRTTLNAISYVAPSTPLKLAQQFNVPGIYKLDFPNRMMNRPAKFDTSIINGTYKGFTEIIFQNNDSTVQSYHMDGYAFFVVGMDYGTWTENSRGTYNKWDGVARCTTQVFPGAWTAILVYLDNVGIWNLRVQNLDRWYLGQEVYVSVVNPEVTNKTEFSLPDNAIFCGALSSLQKEQSHKFRYSEASSAANSSIMILFWLLIAWLCILSL